The DNA sequence AGAGTTTTTTAGGCAACGATCTCATTGGCctcttttctgcatctattgtAGGAGCTTGGTTAGAATCCTGGGGCATTTTTCTTGGTCAGTCATTGATCATATATAGTATTTATCTCACATTTTGAAAAGCCTCTGAAtagggaaaaataaatttctagtcCCCTCCCAAgggcctgagaaaaagaaaactaagtatATATTGTAAATGAAATCAGTATTTCTCTGGGTATCATAATTTTGTGTGTGAGGTAGCAGGGTAGTGCAAGATCATTAATATGTAATAAGAATTCcagcaaaaaaaaatatgtgtatgtttatatgggTTCAATACCCAGATCTGACTGTTGACTATCTCTACTTGACAATACATTTATTATAAACACTACAAGTGAGTTGAGTGTAACTTAAATTCTGTTTCATGATAAAACTAAATCACTAGTACTTGAATAAAATTGTACTACAGACTGATAAACCAGAAAGGCAGaatgtttttgtatatattggcttTTATTTCTATGTTAGGTGTTTATAATTTGGGATTGTTCTAATACTTCAAAGTCAGTAAATGACCAGAGGTAATTTTGTGAGAGCTATAATAAAAAAACTGTAATAAATATGCATACCTAGTGCTAAATCTTATGGTAGGAATATACATTTCATAAAATCTATCtgaacatttataataaaaacagtaattagaaaataaaagctatGACAAATACAATTTCTTTTGGGGATTTTTAGATTACTCTCCTTTGATCTGATTCCTATTATAATTGGGTCAGCAAGAAGAGCCCATCTGATTCTAGATGTTACACTTCTCTTTAGGTAAACTTGTTGGATCTGGTGTTGTCAAATTTATCtcattttttcttcatgtttctgaTGATTTTGAGAATTTAGAAAGGTGTTGTTTATTTACACTAATGTCAGATCTTTTCATTAGTATGTCCCTCACACCTGCTTGTGATAATGCATTATCAATACCAATAGCTGTGCACAAACCAACGTAACACTGCTGATGGGTAATATCAAAATAAGTTCATCTTATCTCTAATTTAATCTTAGCTAATGTCTAGACAGAATGCATCTTATTCACAAACATCAACTTTATATACCTTATATCAAAGACAAAGACACTAATTTTTATGAAGAAAGAATCCCTTTCcagttttaattataaaaatgttaggTTTTGGAAGTATAGACTAAGTATATAAAAACTAATACTTGTGGATAATATTTCACATTATATTTGGTTGTAAAAATGTTAGAAGTATTTTTTCAGTGGTATGCTTCTATTTACCTTTTTTTGGGAGAGATTTAGTAGAGAAAAGCTGATCTATTCAGTCCATGATTATATAATTatcaaatgatttcttttttttcaagacagggtttctctgtatagccctggctgtcctggaactcactctgtagaccaggctggcctcgaactcataaatccgcctgtctctgcctccggagcgctgggattaaaggcgtgcgccaccacacccggccatcAAATGATTTCTGATGTAAGGTATTGGAAACTTCTTTAATTAACATGTACCTGCCACACGTACAGAGAAAATTCTAGGTGAGAGCAAACTGGTGGCATGTTTATGAACGTTCTTAATTCATTTAATTCATATATGATATCTGGGAAAGATTTTTAACTTTAGGAAAATAGTTATTATGGCTTCATTCAATTAAATCTAAATTTTACATGACATCTTGTTTTATACTTAAGTATAAAACAAGTCAATAAAGTTGTTTGTTGTATGGACATAATGATTTTCCTTTCATAATAAATTTTACATATCTTACACTTACATACATTTCTGAAAATGTTATGGGAAATGTGACTATATCTTGAGTGTAACAGTGTATTAGCATTTCCTACCTCTTTTTTCAATGTTAAATAATCTGTATTGGAGTTTTAAGTTCTACTTTTCCTCTTATCTTCAAATAGACTTTTCAGCGTATAGATCTGAATAGCTGACACCAGCACCATGACCATCAGGTTCACCACAGACCAGAAATTGACTCTGTCAAAGTTGCTCTCTTGTATGTTTCGATCTCGAGCTTCAAACGCTCTCAGCAGAGTCTGTATGTGGCCACTTTTGCTTAGTCTGGACTTGATGCTGTTGATGGATTCCTGGAGATGAATATAAtaattttactattaaaaataataagaacatATTTAGCAATATGCTTCCTGCTAGTTCTTAAAATAcaagacaattttttaaatagatgGGAATACAATTCAATTAAAGGGCAGGTATGACTTGTATCATCTAAAGAGCCCCCATGAAGTTATAACATAGTAAggataaatttaaatttctttaacaGAGGAATAATTCTTTAACCAGAAATTGAAAAAACAAGATCAAAGCATTTGAGTAGCATAGCAcagggccttttttttttgtttctttcaaaacagggtttttcttttcttttctttttttaaagaattttaatatatcttttatttatatgagtacactgtagctgtcttcagacacacctgaagagagcatcggatcccattacagatggttgtgagccaccatgtggttgctgggaattgaactcaggactctgaaagagcagtcagtgctcttaaccactgagccatctctccagctcaaaaaacagatttttctatgtagctgtggctgtcctggaacttgctctgtgggctaggctggacttgaactcagacatatctgctttcctctgcctcctgaatgctggaattacaggcatgtgccaccactgcccagcagcaaCAGGACTTTTATATACACTATCTCTCTTGTAGTCCTGACAATTTTACCTAACACATTTTTGTGTCTATAATACTTTACTGTTTGAATGTTAGTTATGTCATCCAGGCAGCTTCAGTGTAATTACATACAGAGTCTGGAGTGATACAAATGGCACAAGCCATGGATTGCCAGCAACACCTGTAAGACTTTAGACCTGTGAAATTCACTTCAGATTTGTGAGACAATAaatccattttgttgttgtttttaaaagtttcactACATCGAAAAAAAGGTATTTTCATGATAGGATTCACTTAAGATATGTGATTTGAAGAACTAATTAATAATAAGAGGATAAACATAACATTGAGACTTGAAATGATATAAAAAAATGGCAAAACCAACAGTTTCTGGAAAATATAGCTAAGATCGCTTAGTTCAATCCCTGACATATAGTAAAACACTGGCTGCTGGATTGTTATTACTTATTAAAAGGGCCTACTAACCAGGATATCTTCTAGTTTCATCTCCAGGACATCTGTGTTAGTAATATACTTTTTCCAGTCTTCTTGGCCTTGAATCTCTTCTCCCATGTTATCCAGGATCAATTCAAAGAAAATTACCTTCTCAGAAATGGTGCTGAATGTGTTATCAAAGCAGAACATGTAATCACCATCTT is a window from the Mus caroli chromosome 5, CAROLI_EIJ_v1.1, whole genome shotgun sequence genome containing:
- the Tmed5 gene encoding transmembrane emp24 domain-containing protein 5 produces the protein MGGKMWLPFPVLLLSALPAALLRGAAGFTPSLDSDFTFTLPAGRKECFYQPMPLKASLEIEYQVLDGGELDIDFHLTSPEGRTLVFEQRKSDGVHTIETEDGDYMFCFDNTFSTISEKVIFFELILDNMGEEIQGQEDWKKYITNTDVLEMKLEDILESINSIKSRLSKSGHIQTLLRAFEARDRNIQESNFDRVNFWSVVNLMVMVLVSAIQIYTLKSLFEDKRKSRT